A single Amphiura filiformis chromosome 19, Afil_fr2py, whole genome shotgun sequence DNA region contains:
- the LOC140140498 gene encoding uncharacterized protein encodes MYTAPLGDIISSYGLSHMIYADDTQLYIVHDPSKRSESIDIIERCVSDIKAWAVTNKLMLNDTKTEVIHLSSQFVKTLPLPPLTIGNAAIDPSTSARDLGVVIDSALNMKEHVKALTRSASFAIYKIGKICKYLDSKSTERLVHAFVSSRLDCCNCNSLLVGLPKYEIAKLQRIQNSAARLVSRAKYRDHMKPVLYDLHWLPIEQRIVYKVLLITFKALHDLAPLYLKELVNTYQPTRSLRSTTQKLLSVRKCNTKFYGERAFCNAASSSLVEQLAYTTQICRFHQSFQEYFKNSPFYQCI; translated from the coding sequence ATGTATACTGCCCCACTAGGTGACATCATTTCATCCTATGGGTTGAGTCATATgatttatgctgatgacacacagTTGTATATAGTTCATGATCCATCCAAGCGTAGTGAGAGTATTGATATAATTGAACGGTGTGTTTCAGATATTAAGGCATGGGCAGTTACCAATAAGCTAATGCTGAATGATACAAAAACTGAGGTTATTCATCTGTCATCTCAATTTGTCAAGACCCTGCCACTACCACCACTTACCATTGGTAATGCAGCTATAGATCCATCGACCTCAGCCCGAGATCTTGGTGTTGTGATTGATAGTGCACTTAACATGAAAGAGCATGTAAAAGCTTTAACAAGATCAGCCTCTTTTGCTATCTACAAGATTGGTAAGATCTGCAAGTATCTTGATAGTAAATCAACAGAGCGCCTTGTACACGCATTCGTCAGTTCGAGACTAGACTGCTGCAACTGCAACAGTCTTCTggttggcctgccaaaatatgAGATTGCCAAATTGCAGCGCATCCAGAATTCTGCTGCACGTCTAGTCTCTCGTGCAAAATATCGTGACCACATGAAGCCAGTTTTATACGATCTCCACTGGCTTCCGATTGAACAGCGTATCGTGTACAAGGTGCTCCTGATTACTTTCAAGGCCTTGCATGATCTAGCCCCATTGTATTTAAAAGAATTGGTTAATACATATCAACCCACCCGTTCACTACGTTCCACTACACAAAAGTTGTTGAGTGTCAGAAAGTGCAATACAAAGTTTTATGGTGAGAGAGCTTTTTGTAATGCAGCTAGCTCCAGTCTTGTGGAACAACTTGCCTATACAACTCAGATCTGCAGATTCCATCAATCATTTCAAGAGTAttttaaaaactcacctttttaccAATGCATTTAG